The following proteins are encoded in a genomic region of Nakaseomyces glabratus chromosome J, complete sequence:
- the AWP3a gene encoding AWP3a (CAGL0J11902g~Putative adhesin-like cell wall protein (adhesin cluster VI); predicted GPI-anchor), producing the protein MKVGTSVLAFCYLSFVAFAKEDVGSIIGDQQVTDPVSVGDNSILNYYGGSNYFFSNNIQVGRGALYIGKESFFSSSQNAGKDDDGTFSFLVKYTNNLQNNGQFTIDSVKRDSDSCGNTNIELYPTNFQNDGTFEIITGGSEGTCCKPSTIVAPQNFLNNGNFFYKVTTGTGSILYNSCRQELVVGTSTKITVNNNLWQYSGSVNAQINGPVSGSAQINLDGSNMFVNTNTFSGQVVNLINGGSFIQTSDPLSNNVVINGLGTAAHTITTIAVKGMGKGFTYNPATGIVKLSTTDGRTYSYQIGCGYDPTKLSAKDVTGSFYDTSGQYFMLTYSEEYKPHTCDPGNTSIYSSEVHEETSSTISIHTSTISSSTTHTFSIPPPYTTTRSSGSSIIDTEIVSFYSTTDSPGHTITGTTTTTLYGPHTHSSVSTPSSSSESSTTSNSSIESSSLPHTSVSSTPESSITPSSNTISSSPTSDFSSVQSSSIMESSSVVASSSATQSSSVINSSSIVDSSSSSASSLPSSMPSSLPSSLSSSLSSSLSSSMSSSMSSLFIIPPPYTTTRSSGSSIIDTEIVSFYSTTDSPGHTITGTTTTTLYGPHAHSSVSTPSSSSESSTTSNSSIESSSLPHTSVSSTPESSITPSSNTISSSPTTDSSSVQSSSIMESSSVVASSSVINSSSIVDSSSSSASSLPSSMSSSLSSSMSSSLSSSLSSSMSSSMSSLFIIPPPYTTTRSSGSSIIDTEIVSFYSTTDSPGHTITGTTTTTLYESSIYSSSSSTIQESELSNTSRTTMTSNSSVSISSTSSRSSFSNTKSSTIVISQSASLPDSKTDIILSTSSNIGYSSRSLLSDLGTSISDSDIHHSVLHSTESYSSNESGTNPFTSIASLSNFIPESSSHTSTALGSENSVISSDILTTMSHPVATNSGDKPTTPKRSEQVSTTMTSSGPTPDTSSFDTDGMSAYSRPEFTTNSLEVNKSSTSQLGNNKQTFSNLQLESTRPHSENEVDNNTRLLQSIQQSSTYGTNNVNPLSPTGSISIPLTEDGQGDNNNWNSPATNDLCTQISFNLTATTITVTDRITITDSIHDISSEVITSYIYQTIVDQKTVTQTVDGKSLANKMSSIPKPSSRSLIQPQPPVAIELQEGAASTSRVSLVSLFISIILVLL; encoded by the coding sequence ATGAAAGTAGGGACATCTGTGCTCGCATTTTGTTACCTATCTTTTGTGGCATTTGCTAAAGAAGATGTTGGAAGTATAATTGGTGATCAGCAAGTAACTGATCCAGTTTCTGTTGGCGACAATAGTATCCTAAATTACTATGGAGGAAGCAATTATTTCTTCAGTAACAATATACAGGTAGGAAGAGGTGCGCTATACATCGGAAAAGAGAGTTTCTTTTCGTCTTCTCAAAATGCCGgtaaagatgatgatggtaCCTTTTCATTTCTAGTCAAATACACAAACAATCTTCAAAATAACGGCCAATTCACAATTGATAGTGTTAAGAGGGATTCTGATTCGTGTGGTAATACGAATATTGAATTATATCCAacaaattttcaaaatgatGGGacttttgaaattattacAGGCGGTTCCGAGGGAACATGTTGTAAACCGTCAACGATAGTTGCCCCTCAAAACTTTTTAAATAAtggtaattttttttataaagtCACCACAGGAACCGGTTCTATTTTGTATAATTCCTGCAGACAAGAGCTAGTTGTTGGTACGTCAACAAAAATCACAGTCAATAATAACCTTTGGCAATATTCTGGTTCAGTCAATGCGCAGATAAACGGTCCAGTTAGTGGGTCAGCACAAATAAATCTAGATGGAAGCAACATGTTTGTAAATACCAATACCTTTAGTGGTCAAGTAgtaaatttgataaatgGTGGCTCCTTTATACAAACAAGTGATCCATTAAGCAATAATGTGGTCATTAATGGCCTTGGTACAGCAGCTCATACAATAACCACCATTGCTGTTAAAGGTATGGGAAAAGGATTTACGTATAATCCTGCTACAGGTATAGTTAAGTTGAGTACTACTGATGGTAGGACTTATAGTTATCAAATTGGGTGTGGGTATGATCCAACTAAATTGTCTGCTAAAGATGTCACTGGCTCTTTTTATGATACTTCAGGTCAGTATTTTATGTTAACGTACTCCGAAGAATACAAACCTCATACATGTGACCCAGGAAACACGTCCATATACTCTTCTGAGGTGCACGAAGAAACTAGCTCGACAATTAGTATACACACCTCCACCATTTCCAGTTCGACGACACACACTTTTAGTATACCTCCACCATACACAACTACCCGTTCATCAGGAAGCAGTATCATCGACACAGAAATAGTCTCCTTCTATTCCACAACAGACTCTCCAGGCCACACCATCACAGGaactacaacaacaaccCTGTATGGTCCACACACCCACAGCTCAGTTTCAACTCCATCCTCCTCCTCTGAATCATCAACCACCTCCAATTCATCTATCGAGAGCTCATCCCTCCCACACACTTCCGTCTCATCAACACCTGAGTCTTCCATCACTCCATCCTCCAACACCATATCTTCGAGTCCAACCTCTGACTTTTCCTCCGTGCAGTCCAGTTCCATCATGGAATCCAGCTCGGTAGTTGCCTCCAGCTCGGCCACTCAATCCAGCTCCGTCATCAACTCCAGCTCCATCGTCGactcttcatcttcatctgcATCTTCATTGCCATCTTCAATGCCATCTTCATTGccatcttcattgtcatcttcattgtcatcttcattgtcatcttcaATGTCATCTTCAATGTCATCTCTCTTCATCATCCCCCCTCCTTACACAACTACCCGTTCATCAGGAAGCAGTATCATCGACACAGAAATAGTCTCCTTCTATTCCACAACAGACTCTCCAGGCCACACCATCACAGGaactacaacaacaaccCTGTATGGTCCACACGCCCACAGCTCAGTTTCAACTCCATCCTCCTCCTCTGAATCATCAACCACCTCCAATTCATCTATCGAGAGCTCATCCCTCCCACACACTTCCGTCTCATCAACACCTGAGTCTTCCATCACTCCATCCTCCAACACCATATCTTCGAGTCCAACCACTGACTCCTCCTCCGTGCAGTCCAGTTCCATCATGGAATCCAGCTCGGTAGTTGCCTCCAGCTCTGTCATCAACTCCAGCTCCATCGTCGactcttcatcttcatctgcatcttcattgccatcttcaatgtcatcttcattgtcatcttcaatgtcatcttcattgtcatcttcattgtcatcttcaATGTCATCGTCAATGTCATCTCTCTTCATCATCCCCCCTCCTTACACAACTACCCGTTCATCAGGAAGCAGTATCATCGACACAGAAATAGTCTCCTTCTATTCCACAACAGACTCTCCAGGCCACACTATCACAGGaactacaacaacaaccCTGTATGAATCATCCATATACTCTTCAAGTTCGAGTACCATTCAAGAGTCAGAATTGAGCAATacttcaagaacaacaatgACTTCCAATTCTTCAGTTTCTATAAGTTCGACCTCATCAAGAAGTTCCTTTTCAAATACCAAATCTTCAACCATTGTAATCTCTCAATCAGCCTCTTTACCAGATTCAAAAACAGATATAATACTATCCACAAGTTCGAATATCGGTTACTCAAGCAGATCCTTGTTATCAGATCTTGGTACAAGTATCTCTGACTCAGACATTCATCATTCAGTGCTTCATAGTACGGAGTCATATTCCAGCAACGAATCTGGAACCAATCCGTTCACTTCGATTGCATCGCTTTCCAATTTCATCCCAGAGTCTTCATCCCACACTAGCACTGCTTTAGGCTCTGAAAATTCAGTAATATCTAGTGATATATTAACCACCATGTCACATCCTGTTGCTACAAATTCAGGCGATAAGCCGACCACACCAAAGAGATCGGAACAGGTATCTACCACAATGACTAGTTCGGGACCTACTCCAGATACAAGTTCATTTGACACGGATGGTATGAGCGCATATTCTAGGCCCGAATTTACTACAAACAGCTTAGAGGTTAACAAATCATCTACTTCTCAGCTAggaaataataaacaaactTTTTCAAACTTACAGTTAGAAAGCACAAGACCACACTCAGAAAACGAAGtagataataatacaagGTTATTACAAAGCATCCAACAGTCTTCCACATATGGAACTAATAACGTAAACCCTCTTTCGCCAACAGGATCGATATCCATTCCCTTAACCGAAGACGGCCAAGGCGATAATAACAATTGGAATTCTCCAGCAACAAATGATTTGTGCACCCAAATAAGTTTCAATTTAACTGCTACCACAATTACTGTAACTGACAGAATTACAATAACGGATAGCATTCACGATATTTCAAGTGAGGTTATAACAAGCTATATCTACCAAACAATTGTTGACCAAAAAACAGTCACTCAAACAGTAGATGGTAAATCGCTGGCCAACAAAATGTCATCGATTCCAAAACCGTCATCTAGAAGTCTCATACAACCACAGCCACCTGTTGCTATCGAACTTCAAGAAGGCGCCGCATCTACCAGTAGAGTGAGCTTAGTTTCGTTATTCATATCAATCATTTTAGTTCTGTTATAA